In a single window of the Podarcis raffonei isolate rPodRaf1 chromosome 14, rPodRaf1.pri, whole genome shotgun sequence genome:
- the TNRC6A gene encoding trinucleotide repeat-containing gene 6A protein isoform X1, whose amino-acid sequence MRVLEAKATKEVERKLSRELVQEEEEQLMEERKKRKDDKKKKEAAQKKAAEQKNKVPEPAKPSVNQLLPATSTAGTATSSVGGNNNAKRALVSSQQQQQQQSSSSLPRYPPREVPPRFRHQEQKQLLKRGQPLPGIAATLGAASKLLNGQSEGSPVTSEQPAVGGEGQSSSKKQADLNHSTLGSHYENSQWGTVSSSGDSSTNWDKVIVDGSDKEAWPSITGSDVELASECTDTDSASASSSGSERNLIAMASRGPGSEVNGLRNGGGGHCPQAKFGNSSNSNNVGNGSVGRSWGVSLGSLVSSCSPMPADAPNGMSESSNNRMNTWSALNSSNGGLNPSTLNSNGHRSAWPVLENNGHALKGPGGSGSCSTGLGQIANNQSMNSSSLGGSWASLQENCDPQANGTRKASRSGQPQSLNPEVNGPNNNNTTNFMTSSLPNPAGSMQVTEPASSNTGPGAWCVSAKSSRPQPQASSPVISSTSVSHLSNGEAKNGGTPSTLWGTYSPAYSGDTCSNSQANSDTVNANLMQPGLSGTSSTNFEVNGEKGAGAWEVAGGGASAQNVVWGGGIGMGSGGGGGGSGRRGPAQSTTLADGEWNKLPSNPHASKGGSGNSKKFTNMRKSSEEESAAVDIQSFAAIQNVEQNGGWTKSSIGDSDGSTESPEERSAADGANRERRKADQHALLQSIVNRTDLDPRVLSNSGWGQTPIKQNTAWDTEVSSRGEKKTDNGTEAWGGCMAQACGSGGLTERSSLHGNNAPSSQGWGDPKSATRWGDSKVSGTQGGWEEGSASAAQAKGNQSWGSVKEDRCSSSQWSDPDKLKQGWGDGQKASPGWAAPAVDGWGENPRSNHWGEVKKSSSGSSDSDKSTSGWKEPGKSGAAHWGGGGGNNNAKPTSCTGWEESAKPSQSQGWGESPKPSRSQSWGGEAPSKRPPSPDWSKQQEVGCWGAPSAASKPPAAGWLGGPMPSAAKEEEPTGWEEPSPESIRRKMEIDDGTSAWGDPSKYNYKNVNMWNKNTLNSGSGCSDQQAQGLQQGLSSSAVSSMETGGGSGSSSGWGEPLPAPVTVDNGTSAWGKPVDAGTSWGESVGDAMSAGSWGNTSAGQQAPHKPGPKSMQVPDGWCGGDMPLPGSHQSNWEEEDDVEIGMWNSNSAQDANASLHWPPYPKKMPSKGTMKNGNKQDETWINPFVKQFVNLGFHRESPEEMMQSNKMDVSGGILPDKRMEMDKHSLNAGEYSRVIGKGPGARPQISKESSVDRNPYFDKDGLVVADDSQNMQFMSNQNVKFPPSNSALPNQALGSLTGLGMQNLNSVRQNGNPSMFGNLAAQPRSMQPSPAQPLNSSQPNPRAQVPPPLLSPQVPVSLLKYAPNNGGLNPLFGPQQVAMLNQLSQLNQLSQISQLQRLLAQQRKVPSQRNMSSAGGGGRQEQQQQQQSRALNMQQQMMQQSCQLDPNLLMKQQQQQQQQLLPSQQQLHHSAMKSFVENIVPHTNPELQKGPSQINAFSNFPIGLNSNLNVNMDLGSIKEPQSRLRKWMTVDSISANTSLDQNASKNGAISSGFRLEETPFVPYDFMNSSNSPASPPGSIGDGWPRAKSPNGSSSVNWPPEFRPGEPWKGYPNIDPETDPYITPGSVTNNLSINTVREADHLRDRNSGSSSSLNTTLPSTSAWSSIRASNYNVSLSSTAQSTSSSARNSDSKSTWSPASINNTSLAHELWKVPLPPKSITAPSRPPPGLTGQKLPLSSWENSARLGGSWSNSDARYTPGSSWGESSSGRITNCLVLKNLTPQIDGSTLRTLCMQHGPLITFHLNLPHGNALVRYSSKEEVVKAQKSLHMCVLGNTTILADFASEEEISRFFAQGQSLSPSPAWQSLGTSQTRLGRLDGSHAFSNRNDLNSHWNGAGLSGTGSGDLHGTSLWGSPNYSTSLWGSLGSNDTRGGLSSPSPLNAFLSVDHLGAGGESM is encoded by the exons GGAATTGGTGCAAGAGGAGGAAGAACAGTTgatggaagaaaggaaaaagaggaaagacgacaagaagaagaaagaagctgCTCAGAAAAAG gccgctgaacaaaaaaacaaag TGCCGGAACCTGCCAAGCCCAGTGTCAATCAGCTATTACCTGCCACCTCCACTGCCGGCACAGCAACCAGCAGTGTTGGTGGCAATAATAATGCCAAGAGGGCTTTGGTCAgcagtcagcagcagcagcagcagcagtcgtcGTCGTCCTTGCCTCGCTACCCACCTCGCGAAGTCCCTCCGCGGTTCCGGCACCAGGAGCAGAAGCAACTCTTGAAGCGAGGGCAGCCACTGCCGGGGATCGCTGCAACCCTGGGGGCGGCATCTAAACTGCTGAACGGCCAGTCCGAAGGGAGTCCAGTAACAAGCGAGCAACCTGCAGTGGGTGGCGaagggcagagcagcagcaaaaagcaagCAG atcTGAACCACAGCACACTAGGATCCCATTATGAGAACTCTCAGTGGGGAACAGTCTCTTCCAGTGGTGACTCCAGCACAAACTGGGATAAAGTTATTGTAGACGGCTCAGACAAGGAGGCATGGCCCTCAATCACCGGCAGTGACGTGGAGCTGGCTTCAGAATGTACGGACACTGACTCTGCTTCTGCCTCGAGTTCTGGGTCAGAGAGGAACCTCATCGCCATGGCTTCAAGGGGCCCGGGCAGTGAAGTGAATGGCCTGCGGAACGGCGGCGGCGGCCACTGTCCTCAGGCCAAGTTTGGCAACAGTAGCAACAGCAATAACGTGGGCAACGGGAGCGTTGGCAGGTCGTGGGGCGTGTCCCTCGGCTCCCTCGTGAGCTCCTGCTCGCCGATGCCCGCCGATGCTCCTAACGGCATGTCGGAAAGTAGCAACAATAGAATGAACACTTGGAGCGCGCTCAACTCATCCAATGGAGGATTAAATCCCAGCACTTTGAATTCCAACGGCCACCGCAGTGCCTGGCCTGTCTTGGAGAACAATGGGCATGCCCTGAAAGGGCCCGGAGGAAGCGGTAGCTGCAGCACAGGTTTAGGTCAGATAGCGAACAATCAGAGTATGAACTCGTCCAGCCTTGGCGGCTCCTGGGCCAGCCTCCAGGAAAACTGTGATCCCCAAGCGAATGGTACAAGGAAGGCTTCACGGAGTGGGCAGCCTCAGAGCCTTAACCCCGAAGTGAATggaccaaataataataacactacTAACTTTATGACCTCTAGTTTACCAAACCCTGCTGGTTCGATGCAGGTGACTGAACCGGCAAGTAGTAATACAGGGCCTGGGGCCTGGTGCGTGAGTGCCAAGAGCAGTCGGCCTCAGCCCCAGGCCTCCTCTCCAGTAATAAGCAGCACTTCCGTTTCTCACCTGAGCAATGGTGAAGCAAAAAATGGTGGAACTCCCAGTACTCTGTGGGGCACCTACAGCCCCGCTTACTCCGGAGACACCTGCTCAAACAGCCAAGCCAATAGCGACACTGTGAATGCAAACCTAATGCAGCCTGGGCTCAGCGGGACCAGCAGCACTAACTTTGAAGTCAATGGGGAGAAAGGAGCAGGGGCGTGGGAGGTGGCAGGCGGGGGGGCCAGCGCCCAGAATGTGGTGTGGGGGGGTGGGATTGGAATGggctctggaggaggaggaggaggcagcggccGGAGGGGTCCTGCCCAAAGCACCACCTTAGCCGACGGAGAGTGGAACAAACTTCCAAGCAACCCTCACGCCTCTAAGGGCGGCAGCGGGAACAGTAAGAAGTTTACAAACATGCGGAAATCTTCCGAGGAGGAGAGTGCCGCAGTCGACATCCAGAGTTTTGCAGCAATTCAGAATGTGGAGCAGAACGGCGGGTGGACGAAAAGCAGTATTGGGGATAGCGACGGCAGTACCGAGAGCCCTGAGGAAAGATCTGCTGCGGACGGGGCGAACCGCGAAAGGAGGAAAGCTGACCAGCACGCGTTGCTCCAGAGCATAGTGAACAGGACAGATCTGGACCCCCGGGTCCTTTCCAATTCCGGTTGGGGACAGACTCCAATCAAACAAAACACTGCCTGGGACACAGAGGTTTCTTCAAGAGGGGAGAAGAAGACTGACAATGGGACAGAGGCCTGGGGGGGCTGTATGGCCCAAGCCTGCGGCTCAGGGGGCCTCACAGAGAGGTCCAGCTTGCATGGCAACAACGCTCCATCCAGCCAGGGTTGGGGCGATCCAAAGTCTGCTACAAGGTGGGGGGACTCCAAAGTCTCCGGCACCcagggggggtgggaagagggctCTGCTTCCGCTGCACAGGCCAAGGGCAATCAATCATGGGGGAGCGTCAAAGAGGACAGGTGCTCATCATCGCAGTGGAGCGACCCAGACAAGctcaagcaggggtggggagatgggCAGAAGGCAAGCCCGGGGTGGGCGGCCCCAGCTGTCGATGGCTGGGGGGAGAACCCAAGAAGCAATCATTGGGGCGAGGTGAAGAAATCCAGTTCCGGCAGCAGCGACAGCGACAAGTCGACCTCTGGCTGGAAAGAGCCGGGCAAGTCCGGCGCTGCGCACTGGGGGGGAGGCGGCGGCAACAACAACGCCAAGCCAACGAGCTGCACGGGATGGGAAGAGTCTGCCAAGCCAAGCCaaagccaggggtggggagaatcTCCTAAGCCAAGccgctcccagagctgggggggagAGGCACCCTCCAAGCGCCCTCCTTCCCCAGACTGGAGCAAGCAGCAAGAGGTGGGCTGCTGGGGGGCACCGTCTGCGGCAAGCAAGCCGCCGGCCGCAGGATGGCTGGGAGGACCAATGCCGTCCGCAGCCAAGGAAGAGGAGCCCACCGGGTGGGAGGAGCCATCCCCCGAGTCCATTCGCCGCAAAATGGAGATTGACGATGGAACTTCCGCTTGGGGCGACCCGAGCAAGTACAACTACAAGAATGTGAACATGTGGAACAAGAACACTCTGAACAGTGGCAGTGGCTGTTCAGACCAGCAGGCACAGGGACTGCAGCAAGGGCTTTCTTCAAGCGCCGTGAGCAGCATGGAGACTGgtggcggcagtggcagcagctctg GTTGGGGagagcctcttcctgctcctgttACTGTAGACAATGGCACATCAGCTTGGGGCAAGCCTGTTGATGCTGGTACGAGCTGGGGAGAATCGGTCGGTGATGCTATGAGTGCCGGTAGCTGGGGGAACACATCTGCTGGGCAGCAGGCTCCTCATAAACCTG GACCTAAGTCTATGCAAGTTCCAGATGGCTGGTGTGGGGGCGACATGCCTTTGCCAGGAAGCCATCAGTCGAACTGGGAGGAAGAGGACGACGTTGAGATTGGGATGTGGAACAGCAACTCTGCCCAAGATGCGAACGCCTCTCTACACTGGCCACCATACCCTAAAAAGATGCCTTCTAAG GGAACAATGAAAAATGGAAACAAGCAAGACGAAACGTGGATCAATCCATTTGTGAAACAGTTTGTGAATCTCGGCTTCCAT AGAGAGTCACCAGAAGAAATGATGCAGAGCAATAAGATGGATGTATCTGGAG GGATCTTGCCTGACAAACGGATGGAGATGGACAAGCACAGCCTGAATGCTGGAGAGTACAGCCGGGTGATAGGAAAAGGCCCAGGCGCCCGTCCTCAGATTTCCAAAGAGTCTTCCGTGGATCGAAATCCTTACTTTGATAAG GATGGCCTTGTTGTAGCAGACGATTCCCAGAACATGCAGTTTATGTCCAATCAGAACGTGAAGTTTCCCCCTTCAAACAGTGCACTACCTAACCAGGCCCTTGGCTCCCTAACAGGGCTGGGTATGCAAAACTTGAATTCTGTTAGACAG AATGGCAACCCCAGTATGTTTGGAAATCTAGCAGCACAGCCCCGGAGTATGCAGCCGTCTCCAGCACAGCCTCTTAACTCATCTCAGCCTAATCCACGTGCTCAAGTGCCTCCTCCATTGCTCTCCCCTCAG GTTCCAGTATCCTTGCTGAAGTATGCACCAAACAACGGGGGCCTGAATCCACTCTTCGGCCCGCAACAGGTAGCCATGTTGAACCAACTCTCCCAGCTCAACCAGCTTTCCCAGATCTCCCAGTTACAA CGATTGCTGGCCCAGCAGAGGAAAGTGCCGAGCCAGAGAAACATGTCCTCTGCTGGGGGTGGCGGCcgccaggagcagcagcagcagcagcag AGTCGCGCTCTCAATATGCAGCAACAGATGATGCAACAGTCTTGTCAGCTGGATCCAAACCTACtcatgaagcagcagcagcaacaacagcagcagctgctcccatCCCAACAGCAGCTCCATCATTCTGCCATGAAGTCTTTCGTGGAGAACATTGTGCCCCACACCAACCCAGAGCTGCAGAAAGGGCCGTCGCAAATCAATGCATTCAGCAACTTTCCCATAG GATTGAACTCAAACTTGAATGTAAATATGGACTTGGGCAGTATTAAGGAGCCACAGTCCCGGCTGAGAAAATGGATGACTGTGGACAGTATTTCTGCTAACACATCGTTGGATCAAAATGCCAGCAAAAACG gTGCTATTTCAAGTGGCTTTAGGTTGGAGGAAACTCCCTTTGTTCCCTACGACTTCATGAACAGCAGTAACTCACCAGCCAGCCCTCCTGGATCGATTGGGGACGGCTGGCCACGTGCCAAATCGCCTAACGGTTCTAGCAGTGTCAATTGGCCACCAG AATTTCGTCCTGGTGAGCCGTGGAAAGGTTATCCAAACATCGACCCTGAAACTGACCCGTACATCACTCCCGGCAGCGTCACAAACAATCTGTCGATTAACACTGTGCGGGAGGCCGACCACCTCAGGGACAGGAACAGCG GGTCATCCTCATCTCTGAACACCACGCTGCCTTCAACTAGTGCCTGGTCATCCATTCGTGCCTCCAACTACAATGTTTCCCTCAGCAGTACAGCACAAAGCACTTCTTCTTCAG CCAGAAACAGTGACTCCAAATCGACGTGGTCTCCTGCTTCCATTAACAACACCTCTCTGGCTCACGAGCTGTGGAAGGTTCCTTTGCCACCCAAGAGCATCACCGCTCCCTCGCGCCCACCGCCAGGACTGACCGGGCAGAAGCTGCCTCTGTCCTCGTGGGAGAACTCTGCGCGGCTCGGGGGCAGCTGGAGCAATTCCGATGCCAGATATACCCCTG GTTCAAGCTGGGGTGAGAGCAGCTCAGGGAGAATAACCAACTGTCTTGTCCTGAAGAACCTCACACCTCAG ATTGATGGCTCCACCCTGCGGACACTGTGCATGCAGCACGGACCGCTGATCACATTCCACCTGAACCTGCCCCACGGCAATGCATTGGTCCGCTACAGTTCAAAAGAAGAGGTGGTGAAGGCACAAAAATCTCTCCACAT GTGTGTCCTCGGGAACACTACGATCCTTGCTGATTTTGCCAGTGAAGAGGAGATCAGCCGCTTCTTTGCACAAGGccagtctctctccccctcccctgcctggcAGTCTCTGGGCACAAGTCAGACCCGCCTGGGGCGCCTCGATGGCTCCCACGCATTTTCCAACCGCAACGACCTAAACAGCCACTGGAATGGTGCTGGGCTTTCAGGAACGGGCAGCGGAGACCTCCACGGCACATCCCTCTGGGGGAGCCCTAACTATTCCACAAGCCTCTGGGGTTCCCTGGGCAGCAACGACACCAGGGGAGGGCTGAGCAGCCCGTCCCCCCTCAATGCTTTCCTCTCCGTTGACCACCTGGGGGCCGGAGGGGAGTCCATGTAG